In the genome of Luteitalea pratensis, the window TTCATCACCGCCGACGCCGACACGCACCTGAAGAAGCGTGCGCTCTCGCTCGGCGCCAAGGACTTCGTCAACAAGCCGTTCGACGCCACGGAGATCGTCCTGCGGATCCGCAACCTGCTGGAAGCGCGATACCTGTACCTCGCGCTGCAGGCGCAGAACGAGATGCTGGAGGCGCGCGTCAAGGAGCGCACCGAAGATCTCGAGCAGGCGCAGCTCGAGATCCTGCATCGCCTGTCGCGCGCCGCGGACTTTCGCGACGACGACACGATGCAGCACACCGAGCGGGTGGGACGCCTGTCGGCCTCGCTCGCGCGGGAGCTGGGCATGGAGGCCGAGGAGGTGGAATTGCTCCGCCTCGCTGCCCCGCTCCACGATCTCGGGAAGATCGCCGTGCCCGACAGCATCCTGCTCAAAGGCGGAGGCCTGAGCGACGACGAGTTCTCCGTCGTCAAGACGCACACCAGGATCGGCGCACGCCTGCTGTCGGGCAGCACCCATCCGTTGCTGCAGATGGCAGAGGAGATCGCGCGCACGCATCACGAACAGTGGGACGGCACCGGCTACCTCGATGGGCTCAACGGCGAGTCGATCCCGCTGGTGAGCCGCATCGTGGCGGTGGCCGACGTCTTCGATGCACTGACACATGCGCGCGCCTACAAGAAATCGTGGCCGCTGTCGGAGGTGCTCGACGAACTCAAACGTCAGCGCGGGCGCCAGTTCGATCCTGCCGTCGTCGACGCGCTCATGCACATCGTCGGTCGTGGCGAGTTGCCATTGACGCCTAACGACTGACGCTTGGCGTTCTAATCGGCCTTCGGCCCTCGGCCATTGGCCTTGGCATCAAAGAAGGTAGGGCCGGCTCTCCGAGCCCGGCCACTCGCCTACCGAGCATCAAGCATTCGGCGTTTTGGCGTTAAGCGTTAAGCGTTAACGAGGTACTTCCCCATCTGCTCGGCCGCCTGGCGTCCTTCCGCGATCGCCCACACGATGAGTGAGGCGCCGCGACGGGCGTCGCCGGCGACGAAGACATCGGGCGCGGTCGTCTGGCGCGTCACCGCGTCGGCCTTGACGCGGCCCATCACGTCGCACTCGACACCGAGCTGCGTGAACAGCGGCAGGGGCTCCGGGCCGGTGAAGCCCATCGCGAGGAAGATCAGGTCCACGTCCTCGCTGAACTCCGTCCCGGGTACGGGCTCGAACGCCAGCTGGCCATCCTTGCGCACCATCTCCACGCGGACGCCGTGCAGCCGCTTCAGGACGCCGTTCTCGCCTTCGAGCTTCGTCGTCATGATCGCGTACTCGCGCTCGCCACCTTCCTCGTGGGCGGCCGAGACGCGGTAGATGTTGGGCCACTGCGGCCACGGGTCGGAGGGGCTGCGGCTGTCGGGCGGGCGCGGCGCGATCTCGTACTGGCGCACGTTGGCGGCACCCTGGCGGTGCGCCGTGCCAAGGCAGTCGGCGCCGGTGTCGCCACCGCCAAGGATGATCACTCGCTTGCCCTTTGCGTCGAGCGTCGGTTCGTACACCACGTCGTCGCCGGCGACGACCCGGTTCTGCTGTTCGAGATAGGTCATCGCGAGGTGGACGCCCTCGAGGTCCGCCCCCGGCACGGTCAGCGGCCGCGCCTGCGTCGCGCCAACCGCGAGGCACACCGCGTCGAAGTCCTTGCGAAGCTGCTCGCCGGTGAGTTGGCCGCCAACGTCGACGCTGGCCCGGAACTCCACGCCTTCGGCCGCCATCTGCTCCAGGCGCCGATCGAGCAGACGCTTGTGCATCTTGAAGTCGGGGATGCCGTAGCGCAGCAGACCGCCGATGCGGTCGGCCCGTTCGAAGAGCACCACGTCGTGGCCCTGACGCGCCAGTTGTTGCGCCGCGGCCAGGCCTGCCGGCCCCGATCCGACGACGGCGACCTTCTTGCCCGTACGCTTCGCGGCAGGCTCCGGGATGACCCAGCCCTGTTCGAACGCGTTGTCGATGATCGACACCTCGACCTGCTTGATCGTGACCGGCAGGTCGTTGATGCCGAGCACGCACGACGCCTCGCAGGGCGCCGGGCAGAGGCGTCCCGTGAACTCCGGGAAGTTGTTGGTGGTGTGCAGTCGCGCCGTCGCCTCGCGCCAGCGATCCCGGTAGACGAGGTCGTTCCAGTCGGGGATCAGATTCCCGAGCGGACACCCCTGGTGGCAGAACGGGATGCCGCAGTCCATACAGCGGCTGGCCTGACCGCGCAACGACTCCACCGGGAACGGCTGGTACACCTCTTCCCAGTCGCGGACTCGCTCCTGCACCGGACGGCGAGTCGGCGTCTCGCGCGTGAGCTCGAGAAATCCTGTCACCTTGCCCATCAGACTGCCACTCCCTGCAACTCGGCGCGCTGCGCCTCGAGCGCCTTCTTGTAATCGATCGGCATCACTCGCACCAACCGGGCCAGCGTCGCGTCCCAGTGCCCGAGCAAGCGGTCGGCGAGGGTGCTGCCGGTTACCGTGCGGTGACGCTCCAGCAATTCGAACACGTACCGGTCGTCCTCGTGGTCGAGCCCCTCGAGCAGGACCATCTCCTTGTTGCAGCGCTGCGCGAAGTCGCCGTCCGCGTCGAGGACGTAGGCGACGCCGCCACTCATGCCGGCGGCGAAGTTGCGACCGGTGCGCCCCAGGACGACGACCCGACCGCCGGTCATGTACTCGCAGCCGTGGTCGCCGACACCCTCGACGACCGCGACCGCGCCGCTATTGCGGACGGCGAACCGCTCGCCGACCACGCCGCGGATGAACGCCTCGCCGCTGGTCGCGCCGTAGAGCGCGACGTTGCCGGCAATCACGTTGTGCTCGGCGATGAACGTCGCATCGTGCGGCGGCCGCACGATCACCCGTCCGCCCGAGAGCCCCTTGCCGACGTAGTCGTTGGCGTCACCCTCGAGTCGCAGGGTGATGCCGGCCGGGAGGAACGCGCCGAAGCTCTGGCCGGCAGAACCGCGGAAGCCGATGTCGATCGTGTCGTGCGCGAGCCCCTGCCCGCCATGGCGACGACTCACCTCGCTGCCGAGCATCGTGCCGACGGAGCGGTTGGCGTTGCTGATCGGCAGTTCGAGCACGACTTTCTCGCGGTGCGCCAGGGCCGGCTCGGCCAGCGCGATCAGCTCGGCGTCGAGCACCGCGCCGAGATCCACGTGCTGCTTGACGGTCCGGTGCAGCACCGGCGGCGGCGCCCCCTCGGCCCCGAACAGGTGCGCGGTGTCGAGAATTCGGGAGAGGTCGAGCCCTCGTGCCTTCCAGTGATCCACCGCCGGCTGCACGTCGAGCAGGTCGGCCCGCCCGACCATGTCCTGCACGGTGCGGAAGCCGAGTTGGGCCATCAGCTCACGCACTTCCTCTGCGATGAAGTGGAAGAAGTTGACGACGTGTTCGGCCTGGCCGGTGAACTTCGCCCGCAGCGTCGGATTCTGCGTCGCGATGCCGACCGGGCACGTATCGAGATGGCAGACGCGCATCATCACGCAGCCCATCACGACGAGCGGAGCTGTCGCGAAGCCGAATTCCTCCGCCCCGAGCAGCGCGCCGATGACGACGTCGCGGCCGGTCTTCATCTGGCCATCGACCTGCACCGTGACGCGGTCACGGAGGCGATTGGCCACGAGCGTCTGCTGCGTTTCGGCGAGGCCGAGTTCCCACGGCACGCCCGCGTGCTTGAGCGAGGTCAACGGGCTGGCGCCGGTGCCACCGTCGTGGCCGCTGATCAGGATCAGGTCGCTCTTGGCCTTGGCGACGCCCGCCGCAACCGTGCCGACGCCGACCTCGGACACGAGCTTCACGCTGATGCGGGCACGCGGGTTGGCATTGCGCAGGTCGAAGATCAGCTGCGCGAGATCCTCGATCGAATAGATGTCGTGGTGCGGCGGCGGGCTGATCAGGCCCACCCCCGGCGTGGAGTACCGCACCTTGGCGATCCACGGGTACACCTTGTTGCCGGGCAGCTGGCCACCTTCGCCGGGCTTGGCTCCCTGCGCCATCTTGATCTGCAGTTCGTCGGCATTCACGAGGTAGTGGCTCGTGACGCCGAAGCGGCCCGACGCCACCTGCTTGATCGCGCTGCGGCGCCAGTCGCCGTTCGGATCGGGCGTGAAGCGGTGCGGGTCCTCGCCGCCCTCGCCGCTGTTGCTGCGGCCGCCGATGCGATTCATCGCGATGGCAAGCGTCTCGTGCGCCTCCGCGCTGATCGAACCGAAGCTCATGGCGCCGGTCGCGAACCGCTTGACGATGGCCTCGACCGGCTCGACTTCCTCGATCGGCACGGGCGGACGCGTGCCGGTACGCAGGGTGAAGAGGCCGCGCAGGGTCGCCTGCTCGCGGCCCTGATCGTCGACCGTCTTCGTATAGTCGCGGAAGATGTCGTACCGCTTCGCGCGCGTCGCGTGCTGCAGCTTGAACACCGTCTCCGGGTTGAAGAGGTGCAGCTCACCATCGCGACGCCACTGGTACTGGCCGCCCGGCACCAGCTCGCGCTCGACCAGCGGCGCAGGCGTCCAGGCGCGGGCGTGGTTGAGCAGCGCCTCCTGGGCGACTTCCTTCATGCCGATGCCGCCGATGCGCGACGGGGTGTTGGTGAAGTAGCGATCCACCAGTTCTTTCGAGAGCCCCACGGCTTCGAAGATCTGCGCGCCGCGGTAGCTGGCGACGGTGCTGATGCCCATCTTGGACATCACCTTCACCACGCCCTTCTCGACGGCCTTCAGGTACTTGCCCTGCAGGTACGCATCGTCGACGTCGGGTTCGGCCAGTCCCATGTCCTTCAACTGCGCGAGCGACTCGAGCGCGAGCCATGGGTTCACGGCGCTGGCGCCGTAGCCGATCAGGGTCGCGAAGTGATGGACCTCGCGCGCGTCGGCGGTTTCGACGATCAACGTCACGCGCGTGCGGGTGCGCGCCCGTACCAGGTGGTTCTGGAGCCCGGCAACGGCCAGCAGCGCGGGAATCGGGCACTTCTTGGCCGTCACGCCGCGGTCGGAGAGCACGAGCACCTTCGCGCCGTTGGTGATCGCCGTGTCGGCCTTGGCGAACATGGCACGAATGGCCGGCTCCATCCCGTCGGGGCCGTCGGCCACCGGGAACACCATGTCGAGCACGGTCACGTAGAACGGCTGGTCATCACGCGACGTCGGCAGCAGGCGACCGGCGCGGTCATAGCGCTGCAGCGCCTTGAAGCGCGCCATCTGCGAGTTGTCGAGGAACGGGCTCTCGCAGAGGATCATCCGGCAGCTCTCGGGCTGCGGATCGAGCATGTTGCGCTCGGGGCCGATGGCGGTCCCGACCGAGGTCACGAGCTTCTCGCGGATCGCGTCGAGCGGCGGGTTGGTGACCTGCGCGAACAGCTGCTGAAAGTAGTCGGGCAGCGGCCGCGCGCGCCGGCTGAGCACGGCGATGGCCGCGTCGTTGCCCATCGAGCCGATCGGCTCCTCGCCCTTGAGCGCCATCGGCGCCATCAGGACCTTGATGTCCTCCTGGGTGTAGCCGAACGCGTGCTGCAGCGTCCGCAGGGACTCGCCGGTGTGCGGCGCCGGCGTCTCGGCCGGCTGCAGCGCCTCGAGCGGAACCAGGTGCTGGCTGACCCACTCCTGGTACGGCTTCTCGGTCGCGATCCGGTGCTTGATCTCCTCGTCGGCGATGATCCGGCCCTCGGCGAGATCGACGAGGAACATCTTGCCGGGCTGCAGGCGGCCCTTCTCGATCACCTGGTTCGACGGCACGTCGAGCACGCCGACCTCAGATGCGAGGATGACGTAGTCGTCAGCGGTCACCCAGTAGCGGGCGGGACGCAGGCCGTTGCGATCGAGCACGGCGCCGATCTGCACGCCATCGGTGAATGTCACGCAGGCCGGCCCATCCCAGGGTTCGACCAGGCAGGAGTGGTAGGCGTAGAACGCCTTCTTCTCCTCGCTCATCGTGTCGTGGTGCTCCCACGCCTCGGGCACGAGCATCATCACCGCGTGCGGCAGCGATCGGCCCGACTGCACGAGCAGTTCGAGCACGCTGTCGAGGCAGGCCGAATCGCTGAGGCCCTCGCGGACGATCGGCAGCACCTTCTCGAGGTCGTCGCCGAACAGCGACGAGGAGAGCATCGCCTCACGGGCGCGCATCCAGTTGATGTTGCCGCGCAGCGTGTTGATCTCGCCGTTGTGGGCGATCAGGTGATACGGGTGCGCCAGCTCCCAGCTGGGGAACGTGTTGGTGCTGAAGCGCGAGTGAAACAGGGCGAGCGCGCTCGTGGTGCGCGGATCGTCGAGATCGGGGAAGTAGTCACGCACCTGCGGCGGGGTGAGCATCCCCTTGTAGGTCAGCGTGCGCGAGGACAGTGACGGCACGTGGAAGTACTTGGTGTCGTCGATGCCGCTCGTGCGGATGGTCGTCTGGTACCGCTTGCGGATCACGTACAGCTTGCGCTCGAACGCGGCGGCGTCGGCCACGTTGGCTGCCGGGGCCAGGAACACGTGGTCCATCACCGGCTCGACCGACCGCGCGGTCTGCCCGAGGCTGCGGTTGTTGGTCGGCACCCGCCGCCAGCCGAGGAGCTGCTGCCCCTCCTGGCGCACGACCATCGCGAAGATCAACTTGGCCAGCGCGGCGGCTTGCGGGTCGGGCGACGAGAAGATCAGGCCGACCGCGTACTTGCCGGCAGGCGGCAGCTCCGCAAGCGGTTTGCCATCGTCAGGCGTCACGATGCGGCCTTGCGCGCACTCTTGCTCGAACAACGCGTGCGGAATCTGGATCAGGATGCCGGCGCCATCACCGGTGTTGGGCTCGGCACCGGTGGCACCGCGATGCTCCATGCGCTCGAGCGCCTTCAAGCCGCGATCGACGACGTCGTGCGAGGCCGTCCCGCGCAGGTGCGCGAGGAACCCGACGCCACAGGCGTCGTGTTCAAAAGACGGGTCGTACAGGCCGCTCTGCGGCCGCCGGGCCAACTGCGTGTTGTCCATTGGGCACCCCGCTCACCGGGAGACCGGCGGGGACACGTCCCGCCGGGTAGTGATGCGTGCGAGCAGTGTATGCCACGGTCAAGAAGTATGCGTTCAGCTTATGGATGAAATGCGGGCAGCTTGAAGCAGGCCCATAGGCTCATTAATGAACGTGAAGATTTGATTAGGCAGACACGGGGCCGGGGACCGGGAACCGGGGACCGGGGACCGGGTGCACGGTCGACCGCCGACGAACACAGAACGTCGAACGCCGAACGCAACTCGGGAACGGACGAGTCGAAACCGCGGATCGCGGATCGGGATCGCGTCGAGCAAGCTCGACGCCTACACCCCGGAATGTGTAGCCGCCGACCTTGGTCGGCGGACGATGGCCCGATTGTGGGTCAGTTCCTGCGTTGCCGCCCGGCGCGGTGGTCGTGCGTCATTGACGGCATTCGCGGCATGCCGGCATTGCGCAGGCTCTTATACCCCCTGGTTACCGGGCCCCTGTTTCGGGTACCGGGACGCGGATTGCGACGCGTCAGCACGTAGCCGTCGACCTTCAGGTCGACGGTCAGCAGGCGCGAGGAGTTGCCGCCGACCCTGGTCGGCGGCGCGCGATCCGTTCTCGACATTTCCGGCATTCCGGCATTCCCGGCATTGCGCAGGCTCTTTGTGGTCCTCCGGGCACCGGGGCTCGCGGATCGCGTGCCGGGTGACTGACCGCCAATCCCGCCGCGCCGCGAAGTCGTGGCGGTCCGTTCTCGACATTCCCGGCATTCCAGCATTCCAGCTTTAATCTGGCCCTCACTGCCGCGCGGACCGGATTGGGCTCGACAGAGTAGGATGACCGCATGGCAAACGATGCAACCGCAAGGGCCGACGCGAAGAAGCGCGCGCAGGAGAAGGTGGCGCAACTGAAGCAGCGCCTCGCGAAACAGGACGGCATCGCGGCGCCCGACGCGCACGCTGGCGAGGACGCCGACAAGGCCGTGGTCCCGGCGCACGTCACCCGGGCCCAAGCCCACCCTGCGGCCAGGACCCAGCGCCCGCAAGGCAGGCGCGAGGGCAAGTAAGACGGGTACCGGGTACCCATTCCCGATTCCCGAGTCGCACCTCCTGAGCGCACACCCGTGATGACCTGCGAAGGGAATAGCAGGATCAGCGCAACCAACCGAGCGGCGGGTAGGGATCGCTTGCCGGCCTGTCCACCGAAGCCTTGGCAGAGGTGGACCGGTCCGTCGACCGATCCGACGCCGTGTACGGATTGACCACCGTAAGGCCTCCCCAATTGAAGCCGTCCTGCAGGTCCTCGGACAACAACAGGCGGCAGCCGGCCGCGCCCGCCGCTGCGAGGATGACGGCATCCCAGGTGCTCAATCCGTGGTGCGCAACGAGCCGCGCCGCTTGCACGACGATTTCGGCGGACGTATCGACCACTGGATACGCGTTGCGCCAGGCAAGGACCGCCTCCTGGGCATCGGCTGGTGATCGCCCCGCCTTGCGCACCAGCAGGTTGAACAACTCACCGAGCGCCTGTGCGGGAATGACGACATCCCCAATCGGGGCCGCCTCGAGCCAGGTGTTCGTCGTCGCCTGACGCGCGCCGCCATTCACTCCCTCGGCGTACGCGAGGATGTTGGTGTCGAGGGCGACCTTCACGGCTCGTCGTACAACTCGTCGCGCGTCCAGGGTGGCGTCTCGACCGGTCCCGTCTGCCGAAGGCGGTCGAACAGCGCCCGCCGCGCGACGGCGATCCGCTCATCCTCCGCCGTCATCGGCACCAACCGCGCCACTGGTTTGCCGTGCGACGTGATCACAGTGGTGTGCCCCTCACGAGCGCGGCGGAGGAGCTCG includes:
- a CDS encoding HD domain-containing phosphohydrolase; the encoded protein is MAEFSWPEARILAVDDQVQNVNIIDRLLRRAGFEHVITTTHPQQARPLFEEHRPDLVLLDLHMPDLDGFGVLDQLAPLLPADGYLPIVFITADADTHLKKRALSLGAKDFVNKPFDATEIVLRIRNLLEARYLYLALQAQNEMLEARVKERTEDLEQAQLEILHRLSRAADFRDDDTMQHTERVGRLSASLARELGMEAEEVELLRLAAPLHDLGKIAVPDSILLKGGGLSDDEFSVVKTHTRIGARLLSGSTHPLLQMAEEIARTHHEQWDGTGYLDGLNGESIPLVSRIVAVADVFDALTHARAYKKSWPLSEVLDELKRQRGRQFDPAVVDALMHIVGRGELPLTPND
- a CDS encoding glutamate synthase subunit beta, with the protein product MGKVTGFLELTRETPTRRPVQERVRDWEEVYQPFPVESLRGQASRCMDCGIPFCHQGCPLGNLIPDWNDLVYRDRWREATARLHTTNNFPEFTGRLCPAPCEASCVLGINDLPVTIKQVEVSIIDNAFEQGWVIPEPAAKRTGKKVAVVGSGPAGLAAAQQLARQGHDVVLFERADRIGGLLRYGIPDFKMHKRLLDRRLEQMAAEGVEFRASVDVGGQLTGEQLRKDFDAVCLAVGATQARPLTVPGADLEGVHLAMTYLEQQNRVVAGDDVVYEPTLDAKGKRVIILGGGDTGADCLGTAHRQGAANVRQYEIAPRPPDSRSPSDPWPQWPNIYRVSAAHEEGGEREYAIMTTKLEGENGVLKRLHGVRVEMVRKDGQLAFEPVPGTEFSEDVDLIFLAMGFTGPEPLPLFTQLGVECDVMGRVKADAVTRQTTAPDVFVAGDARRGASLIVWAIAEGRQAAEQMGKYLVNA
- the gltB gene encoding glutamate synthase large subunit, which translates into the protein MDNTQLARRPQSGLYDPSFEHDACGVGFLAHLRGTASHDVVDRGLKALERMEHRGATGAEPNTGDGAGILIQIPHALFEQECAQGRIVTPDDGKPLAELPPAGKYAVGLIFSSPDPQAAALAKLIFAMVVRQEGQQLLGWRRVPTNNRSLGQTARSVEPVMDHVFLAPAANVADAAAFERKLYVIRKRYQTTIRTSGIDDTKYFHVPSLSSRTLTYKGMLTPPQVRDYFPDLDDPRTTSALALFHSRFSTNTFPSWELAHPYHLIAHNGEINTLRGNINWMRAREAMLSSSLFGDDLEKVLPIVREGLSDSACLDSVLELLVQSGRSLPHAVMMLVPEAWEHHDTMSEEKKAFYAYHSCLVEPWDGPACVTFTDGVQIGAVLDRNGLRPARYWVTADDYVILASEVGVLDVPSNQVIEKGRLQPGKMFLVDLAEGRIIADEEIKHRIATEKPYQEWVSQHLVPLEALQPAETPAPHTGESLRTLQHAFGYTQEDIKVLMAPMALKGEEPIGSMGNDAAIAVLSRRARPLPDYFQQLFAQVTNPPLDAIREKLVTSVGTAIGPERNMLDPQPESCRMILCESPFLDNSQMARFKALQRYDRAGRLLPTSRDDQPFYVTVLDMVFPVADGPDGMEPAIRAMFAKADTAITNGAKVLVLSDRGVTAKKCPIPALLAVAGLQNHLVRARTRTRVTLIVETADAREVHHFATLIGYGASAVNPWLALESLAQLKDMGLAEPDVDDAYLQGKYLKAVEKGVVKVMSKMGISTVASYRGAQIFEAVGLSKELVDRYFTNTPSRIGGIGMKEVAQEALLNHARAWTPAPLVERELVPGGQYQWRRDGELHLFNPETVFKLQHATRAKRYDIFRDYTKTVDDQGREQATLRGLFTLRTGTRPPVPIEEVEPVEAIVKRFATGAMSFGSISAEAHETLAIAMNRIGGRSNSGEGGEDPHRFTPDPNGDWRRSAIKQVASGRFGVTSHYLVNADELQIKMAQGAKPGEGGQLPGNKVYPWIAKVRYSTPGVGLISPPPHHDIYSIEDLAQLIFDLRNANPRARISVKLVSEVGVGTVAAGVAKAKSDLILISGHDGGTGASPLTSLKHAGVPWELGLAETQQTLVANRLRDRVTVQVDGQMKTGRDVVIGALLGAEEFGFATAPLVVMGCVMMRVCHLDTCPVGIATQNPTLRAKFTGQAEHVVNFFHFIAEEVRELMAQLGFRTVQDMVGRADLLDVQPAVDHWKARGLDLSRILDTAHLFGAEGAPPPVLHRTVKQHVDLGAVLDAELIALAEPALAHREKVVLELPISNANRSVGTMLGSEVSRRHGGQGLAHDTIDIGFRGSAGQSFGAFLPAGITLRLEGDANDYVGKGLSGGRVIVRPPHDATFIAEHNVIAGNVALYGATSGEAFIRGVVGERFAVRNSGAVAVVEGVGDHGCEYMTGGRVVVLGRTGRNFAAGMSGGVAYVLDADGDFAQRCNKEMVLLEGLDHEDDRYVFELLERHRTVTGSTLADRLLGHWDATLARLVRVMPIDYKKALEAQRAELQGVAV
- a CDS encoding PIN domain-containing protein, with protein sequence MKVALDTNILAYAEGVNGGARQATTNTWLEAAPIGDVVIPAQALGELFNLLVRKAGRSPADAQEAVLAWRNAYPVVDTSAEIVVQAARLVAHHGLSTWDAVILAAAGAAGCRLLLSEDLQDGFNWGGLTVVNPYTASDRSTDRSTSAKASVDRPASDPYPPLGWLR
- a CDS encoding type II toxin-antitoxin system Phd/YefM family antitoxin, yielding MDAEVSAADANRRFSELLRRAREGHTTVITSHGKPVARLVPMTAEDERIAVARRALFDRLRQTGPVETPPWTRDELYDEP